In the genome of Hymenobacter cellulosivorans, one region contains:
- a CDS encoding thiamine phosphate synthase, whose translation MFPLLLISSPWFLPEEHQVLEELFAAGLTTLHLRKPGASRAEVEAYLQAVPEQFHGRIMLHQHHDLARDYALQGLHLPAATRETWRGRPAPGQHLSTSFHSLDELSRHRRRYHHVFLSPIFNSISKVGYSAAFPPQELVAALRRWAARRGYQPQVVALGGIDTATLGPARELGFTGAAALGAIWQHPDPVAVFRELQQVAAQPL comes from the coding sequence ATGTTTCCACTGTTGCTTATTTCCTCACCCTGGTTTCTGCCCGAAGAGCACCAGGTATTGGAAGAGTTATTTGCCGCTGGCCTCACCACCCTGCACCTGCGCAAGCCCGGCGCCTCCCGGGCCGAAGTGGAAGCCTACCTGCAAGCTGTGCCGGAGCAGTTTCACGGCCGCATCATGCTGCACCAGCACCACGACCTGGCCCGTGACTACGCCCTGCAGGGCCTGCACCTGCCCGCCGCCACGCGCGAAACCTGGCGTGGCCGCCCGGCGCCCGGCCAGCATCTTTCCACCTCGTTTCACAGCCTGGACGAGCTGAGCCGGCACCGGCGGCGCTACCACCACGTGTTTCTGAGCCCGATCTTCAACAGCATCAGCAAAGTCGGCTACTCGGCCGCATTTCCGCCCCAGGAGCTGGTAGCCGCCCTGCGCCGCTGGGCGGCCCGCCGCGGCTACCAGCCGCAGGTAGTTGCCCTAGGCGGCATCGATACCGCTACCCTGGGCCCGGCCCGGGAGTTGGGCTTCACAGGCGCCGCCGCCCTCGGGGCCATCTGGCAGCACCCCGACCCGGTGGCTGTGTTCCGCGAGTTGCAGCAAGTGGCCGCCCAGCCGCTGTAG
- a CDS encoding thiazole synthase has translation MKTQPLVIAGRTFSSRLFTGTGKFSSAPLMEEALLASGSELVTVALKRVDVTSADDDLLRHLGHVQFSLLPNTSGVRTAKEAVFAAQLAREALETDWLKLEIHPDPKYLLPDPVETLKAAEELVKLGFVVLPYIHADPVLCKRLEEVGVAAVMPLGSPIGSNKGLLTREFLEIIIGQSRVPVVVDAGIGAPSHAAAALEMGADAVLVNTAIAVAGQPVAMAHAFRLAVEAGRLAYEAKLAAPVSHAVASSPLTAFLD, from the coding sequence ATGAAAACCCAACCTCTCGTTATTGCTGGCCGCACGTTTTCGTCCCGGCTATTTACCGGCACCGGCAAGTTCAGTTCGGCCCCGCTGATGGAAGAAGCCCTGCTGGCCTCCGGTTCGGAGCTGGTAACGGTAGCCCTGAAGCGCGTGGACGTGACGTCGGCCGACGACGACCTGCTGCGCCACCTGGGTCACGTGCAGTTCAGTCTCTTGCCCAACACCTCCGGGGTACGCACGGCCAAGGAAGCTGTATTTGCCGCCCAGCTGGCCCGTGAAGCCCTGGAAACCGATTGGCTCAAGCTCGAAATTCACCCCGACCCCAAGTACCTGCTGCCCGACCCGGTCGAAACCCTGAAGGCGGCGGAGGAACTGGTGAAGCTGGGCTTCGTGGTACTGCCCTACATCCACGCCGACCCGGTGCTGTGTAAGCGCCTAGAGGAAGTAGGCGTGGCCGCCGTCATGCCCCTGGGCTCTCCCATTGGCTCCAATAAAGGCCTGCTGACCCGAGAGTTTCTCGAAATCATCATCGGCCAGAGCCGGGTGCCGGTCGTCGTCGACGCCGGTATCGGGGCCCCGTCGCACGCAGCGGCGGCCCTGGAAATGGGGGCCGACGCGGTGCTGGTAAATACCGCCATTGCCGTGGCCGGGCAGCCCGTAGCCATGGCCCACGCCTTCCGCCTAGCCGTGGAAGCCGGCCGCCTAGCCTACGAAGCCAAGCTGGCCGCGCCGGTAAGTCACGCCGTAGCCAGCTCTCCGCTCACCGCTTTTCTGGACTAG
- a CDS encoding 5-formyltetrahydrofolate cyclo-ligase: MLKSDLRRQMLAWRRAMSDLDLVTRSQQVAEQLFKETYLTRLRAVHVFLPIQRQRELDTWAIIRRFWREFPQVRIVVPVMQEDGLSLRHYLLTPQTELAENAWDVPEPLNAEEVAPQELDAVLLPLLAFDEAGNRVGYGKGFYDRFLQQCRSDVLRIGLSLEDPVLRIADAWEGDVRLHACVTPTRVWRFEQ; the protein is encoded by the coding sequence ATGTTAAAAAGTGACCTGCGCCGGCAGATGCTGGCGTGGCGCCGGGCCATGTCGGACCTGGACCTGGTGACCCGCAGCCAGCAGGTGGCCGAGCAGCTGTTTAAAGAAACCTACCTGACCCGGCTGCGGGCCGTACACGTGTTTCTGCCCATTCAGCGGCAGCGCGAGCTGGATACCTGGGCCATTATCCGCCGCTTCTGGCGCGAGTTTCCCCAGGTGCGCATCGTGGTGCCGGTGATGCAGGAAGACGGGCTTTCCCTGCGCCACTACCTGCTCACGCCCCAGACCGAGCTGGCGGAAAATGCCTGGGATGTGCCCGAGCCGCTCAATGCCGAGGAAGTGGCACCCCAGGAGCTGGACGCCGTGCTGCTGCCCTTGCTGGCCTTCGACGAGGCTGGCAACCGCGTGGGCTACGGCAAAGGATTCTACGACCGGTTTTTGCAGCAGTGCCGCTCCGACGTGCTGCGCATCGGCCTCTCGCTCGAAGACCCCGTGCTGCGCATCGCCGATGCCTGGGAGGGTGACGTGCGCCTGCATGCCTGCGTAACGCCCACCCGCGTGTGGCGCTTCGAGCAGTAA
- a CDS encoding ExbD/TolR family protein, producing MTTPPNTGPRSARRTFRRILHPDMAPMVGLGFLLVTFFLLAAEFSKPTVLQLSMPVKPSPNDEAVGCKLIDAMTLVLGKHGKVWYYPGVLAAGETPEICITDFTSTGLRQVLLKQKRESGELIVLIKPSDNAKYGDIVNALDEMSITDQYQFALVDITQREEKLLRKNGL from the coding sequence ATGACTACGCCGCCGAATACCGGTCCGCGCTCGGCCCGCCGCACTTTCCGCCGCATCCTGCACCCGGACATGGCTCCGATGGTGGGGTTGGGCTTTTTGCTCGTCACGTTCTTTCTGCTGGCCGCGGAGTTCTCAAAGCCGACAGTCTTACAATTATCGATGCCGGTGAAGCCCAGCCCTAATGATGAAGCGGTAGGATGTAAACTGATCGATGCAATGACCCTAGTGTTGGGCAAGCACGGCAAGGTTTGGTATTACCCTGGGGTGCTGGCAGCAGGTGAGACGCCTGAGATATGCATAACGGATTTTACTTCCACTGGCTTGCGGCAAGTTTTACTAAAGCAAAAGCGCGAGTCCGGTGAGTTGATAGTTCTAATCAAGCCATCCGATAACGCCAAGTACGGGGATATTGTAAATGCCTTGGATGAAATGAGTATTACTGACCAGTACCAGTTTGCTCTAGTGGATATAACCCAACGAGAAGAGAAATTACTAAGAAAGAACGGCCTATAA
- a CDS encoding thiamine phosphate synthase, whose product MQISNLHFITDRPDHAEQACRGGVRWVQLRVKNTPAATWRQLALDTQVVCRAYGATLIINDNPHLALEIGADGVHLGKQDMAPIDARILLGPDKIIGGTANTFADIEQHAKAGVDYLGVGPFRFTTTKENLSPILGLAGYAALVEQCQGAGLTIPIIGIGGITLADVTTLQVIGLDGIAVSGAIAQAPDLTRAAAEFVDHLQEQAR is encoded by the coding sequence ATGCAGATCAGCAACCTTCATTTCATCACCGACCGGCCCGACCACGCCGAGCAGGCCTGCCGCGGCGGGGTGCGCTGGGTACAGCTTCGGGTCAAAAACACCCCAGCTGCTACCTGGCGGCAGCTGGCCCTCGACACCCAAGTCGTGTGTCGCGCTTACGGCGCTACGCTCATTATCAACGACAACCCCCACCTGGCCCTGGAAATCGGCGCCGATGGGGTACACCTGGGCAAGCAAGATATGGCCCCCATTGACGCCCGGATTCTGCTCGGTCCCGACAAAATCATCGGCGGCACGGCCAACACCTTCGCCGATATTGAGCAGCATGCCAAGGCCGGCGTCGACTACCTCGGGGTGGGCCCGTTCCGCTTCACCACGACCAAGGAAAATCTGAGTCCGATTCTGGGGCTGGCCGGTTATGCCGCTCTGGTGGAGCAGTGCCAGGGGGCTGGTCTTACGATTCCCATCATCGGCATTGGCGGCATTACCCTGGCCGACGTGACCACGCTTCAGGTTATTGGCCTGGATGGAATAGCCGTGTCCGGTGCTATAGCCCAGGCCCCCGACCTAACCCGGGCCGCGGCTGAGTTTGTCGACCATTTGCAGGAGCAGGCCCGCTAA
- a CDS encoding GDYXXLXY domain-containing protein — protein MATPAPTTTFTHRRLIGLAVAAQMLFILAVAGAGYATTALGRTITLRTTPVDPRDLLYGDYLRLNYSISQVAPTLWQGPEPPRKHQPVYVLLRPQNGSYEATAVYPTEPTAPAPDQAILRGWVTDSWRHGLRLRYNLERYYVPEATGKSLQKTGGRRPLLVQVSVAPWGQARITKVAELPK, from the coding sequence ATGGCCACGCCCGCCCCCACTACCACCTTCACCCACCGCCGCCTCATCGGGCTGGCCGTGGCCGCTCAAATGCTGTTCATCCTGGCCGTGGCCGGGGCCGGCTACGCCACCACGGCCCTGGGCCGCACCATCACGCTGCGCACCACCCCCGTCGACCCGCGCGACCTGCTCTACGGCGACTACCTGCGGCTCAACTACAGCATCAGTCAGGTAGCGCCCACGCTTTGGCAGGGCCCCGAGCCGCCCCGCAAGCACCAGCCCGTATACGTGCTGCTCCGCCCCCAAAACGGCTCTTACGAAGCCACCGCCGTTTACCCCACCGAGCCCACTGCTCCCGCTCCCGACCAAGCCATCCTGCGCGGCTGGGTAACGGACAGCTGGCGCCACGGCCTGCGCCTGCGTTACAACCTGGAGCGCTACTACGTACCCGAAGCCACGGGCAAATCCCTGCAAAAAACCGGCGGTCGGCGGCCTTTGCTAGTGCAAGTAAGCGTGGCGCCCTGGGGCCAGGCCCGCATTACGAAGGTAGCCGAGCTGCCGAAGTAG
- a CDS encoding hydroxymethylpyrimidine/phosphomethylpyrimidine kinase, translating to MARPYALSIAGFDPSAGAGLLADCKTLEAHGVYGLGVCTSLTVQNDVAFERVNWVPLADIQDQIRVLLARFPVDFVKIGLFESLPQLLELLRWLRQLRPAARIVWDPVLKASAGYEFHQRPAPELVRALCAELALITPNLPEMLRLWPAASAEEAAEVVAGFCPVLLKGGHGAGEDSVDILFADDTQYHFTQARLPQGEKHGSGCVLSAAILAQLALGQPLSVACQLAKRYTTSFLASNDTLLGYHSFR from the coding sequence ATGGCCCGCCCCTACGCTCTGAGTATTGCCGGCTTCGACCCCAGCGCCGGAGCCGGCTTGCTGGCCGACTGCAAGACGCTGGAAGCCCACGGCGTGTACGGGCTGGGCGTGTGCACGAGCCTGACGGTGCAGAACGACGTAGCCTTCGAGCGGGTGAATTGGGTGCCGCTGGCCGACATTCAGGACCAGATTCGGGTGCTACTGGCCCGCTTCCCGGTTGATTTCGTCAAGATCGGGCTATTCGAAAGTTTGCCCCAGCTGCTGGAGTTGCTCCGGTGGCTGCGGCAGCTCCGCCCGGCCGCGCGCATCGTCTGGGACCCGGTGCTGAAGGCTTCGGCCGGCTACGAGTTTCACCAGCGGCCCGCACCGGAACTGGTGCGGGCTTTGTGCGCTGAGCTGGCACTGATTACGCCTAACCTGCCCGAGATGCTACGGCTGTGGCCCGCGGCTTCGGCCGAGGAGGCCGCCGAAGTGGTGGCCGGGTTTTGCCCCGTGCTGCTCAAGGGCGGGCACGGCGCGGGAGAGGATTCGGTCGACATTCTCTTTGCCGACGACACCCAGTACCACTTCACCCAGGCCCGCCTGCCCCAGGGCGAAAAGCACGGCAGCGGCTGCGTGCTGTCGGCGGCCATCCTGGCCCAGCTGGCTTTGGGACAACCCCTGTCCGTGGCCTGCCAGCTGGCCAAGCGCTACACCACGTCCTTTCTGGCCAGCAACGACACGCTGCTGGGCTACCACTCCTTTCGCTAA
- a CDS encoding DUF2157 domain-containing protein, with amino-acid sequence MSRTLLETDGPEWVRKGIITAEQHQQLLALYPEDQRAVGLLPLLGSLLLGLSALSIVAANWQGLPEWLRLLLLLGSMGGAYAGGEYFLQRKNESLGIGLIGLGLILFGCGIILTSQMYQLIGYDAPGLLAWALAGTALTYLYRSRTIFVLMAAIGGIVQGYSTGQLGTFSYLTAALTVVGLGYYWWRHPNALLGTVLATGLLWQAGLLIGHLHAKITWFFIPAMLIYAVGDWQTDRAAGRALQTPPLAAAFLFTLGLALYGEADTYAGMLRPPFLAYIGALLGVFALSLWGKYRRGRPGSATDWLLLLPGFYLHGGLALAIATLVVLYAYSGTVLWRAHQENNPDRVTLGTILFIITTMVAYFKLTWAFMDKSLFFLVGGVLLLGMSWYLRRKNAQSLSSKQPE; translated from the coding sequence ATGAGTCGAACGCTACTGGAAACCGATGGCCCCGAGTGGGTGCGCAAAGGCATTATTACGGCCGAGCAGCACCAGCAGCTGCTGGCCCTCTATCCCGAAGACCAGCGCGCGGTGGGCCTCTTGCCCCTGCTGGGCTCTTTGCTGCTGGGCCTAAGCGCGCTGAGCATCGTGGCCGCCAACTGGCAGGGCCTACCCGAGTGGCTGCGCCTGCTGCTGCTGCTGGGCAGCATGGGCGGGGCCTACGCGGGCGGGGAGTACTTTTTGCAGCGCAAAAACGAGTCGCTGGGCATCGGCCTCATTGGGCTGGGCCTGATTCTGTTCGGCTGCGGCATCATTCTCACCAGCCAGATGTATCAGCTCATCGGCTACGACGCACCGGGCCTGCTGGCCTGGGCCCTGGCGGGTACGGCCCTCACCTACCTCTACCGCAGCCGCACCATCTTCGTGCTCATGGCCGCCATCGGGGGCATCGTGCAGGGCTACAGCACCGGGCAGCTGGGCACGTTCAGCTACCTCACCGCCGCCCTCACCGTGGTGGGCCTGGGTTACTACTGGTGGCGCCACCCCAATGCCCTGCTGGGCACGGTGCTGGCTACTGGCCTGTTGTGGCAGGCCGGCCTGCTCATCGGGCACTTGCACGCCAAAATTACCTGGTTCTTTATTCCAGCCATGCTTATCTACGCCGTCGGCGACTGGCAAACCGACCGTGCCGCTGGCCGGGCCCTGCAAACCCCGCCCCTGGCCGCAGCCTTCCTCTTCACTTTGGGCCTGGCCCTCTACGGCGAAGCTGATACTTATGCCGGCATGCTACGCCCGCCCTTCCTGGCCTATATCGGGGCGCTGCTGGGTGTGTTTGCGCTGTCGTTGTGGGGCAAATACCGCCGAGGCCGCCCCGGCAGCGCTACCGACTGGCTCCTGCTGCTGCCCGGCTTCTACCTGCACGGCGGTTTGGCCCTGGCTATTGCGACGCTGGTGGTACTCTACGCCTACTCGGGCACGGTACTGTGGCGGGCCCACCAGGAAAACAACCCCGACCGGGTCACCCTGGGTACTATTCTATTCATCATTACCACCATGGTGGCCTACTTCAAGCTGACCTGGGCCTTTATGGATAAGTCGCTGTTCTTCCTGGTGGGCGGCGTACTGCTGCTGGGAATGAGCTGGTATCTGCGGCGCAAGAATGCCCAGTCGTTGTCGTCCAAACAGCCCGAGTAA
- a CDS encoding thioesterase family protein, with the protein MARVKVALPTTYSLTVQLPVRITDLNYGNHLGNDALLSLLHEARVQFLQHLGLREVDPATGQGVIMADVAIEYKGEAFYGDVLHVQLAATDVQKYGFDVVYWVKNQEGREIARAKTGMLLFDYTTRKLRPMAADLAGILHSAAQA; encoded by the coding sequence ATGGCCCGCGTAAAAGTAGCGTTACCCACCACATATTCCCTGACGGTCCAGCTGCCGGTCCGCATCACCGACCTTAACTATGGCAACCACCTCGGCAACGATGCCCTGCTCAGCCTCTTGCACGAAGCCCGGGTGCAGTTCTTGCAGCACCTGGGGCTGCGGGAGGTAGATCCGGCTACGGGCCAGGGCGTTATCATGGCCGATGTGGCCATCGAATACAAGGGCGAGGCCTTCTACGGCGATGTGCTGCACGTGCAGCTGGCCGCTACCGACGTGCAGAAGTACGGATTCGACGTGGTGTATTGGGTGAAAAACCAGGAAGGTCGCGAAATTGCCCGGGCCAAAACCGGCATGCTGCTCTTCGACTACACCACCCGCAAGCTGCGCCCCATGGCCGCGGACCTGGCCGGGATTCTCCACTCCGCTGCACAAGCTTAG
- a CDS encoding ExbD/TolR family protein — protein MAASQPTVTTGLRSARRTFRRILHPDMTPMVGLGFLLVTFFLLAADFVKPTVMQLTMPVKPTLDPNASICFGIDNSLSLILGKNGQVHYYRGGLRSYEAPELHTTHGGAAGLRRLLLEARQQEYGVIVLIKPGPDAKYRDLVDALDEINITDQKKYAVVDLSQRDYELLKQHNL, from the coding sequence ATGGCTGCTTCCCAACCTACCGTAACCACGGGCCTGCGCTCGGCCCGCCGCACTTTCCGCCGCATCCTGCACCCGGACATGACCCCGATGGTGGGGCTGGGGTTTTTGCTGGTCACGTTCTTTCTGCTGGCCGCGGACTTTGTGAAGCCCACGGTAATGCAGCTGACGATGCCGGTGAAGCCTACGCTAGACCCCAACGCGTCAATTTGCTTTGGAATTGATAATAGCCTCTCGCTCATCCTGGGCAAGAATGGGCAGGTGCATTACTATCGAGGTGGCCTCCGTTCGTATGAAGCACCCGAGTTGCATACTACGCACGGTGGGGCAGCTGGCTTGCGGCGGCTCTTGCTGGAAGCTCGCCAGCAAGAATATGGAGTCATTGTTCTTATCAAACCAGGGCCGGATGCTAAGTACCGCGACTTGGTGGACGCGCTGGATGAGATAAATATCACTGACCAGAAAAAATACGCGGTAGTGGACCTCTCCCAGCGCGACTACGAGCTGCTCAAGCAGCACAATCTGTAA
- the mnmD gene encoding tRNA (5-methylaminomethyl-2-thiouridine)(34)-methyltransferase MnmD yields MMQETEGGVKVEVRTTADGSSTLYVPALDEHYHSTHGALQEAQHVYLAAGLEAKLAPATGPVRVLEIGFGTGLNALLTLQRSLTARHIIEYDTLEKYPLPPTVIQSLGVERYVLNPELLAFHEYLHAAPWKEVVHLTEHFLLHKQPTALQDTALPAQRYNVIYFDAFAPDKQPDMWTEAVFEQLYHATATDGILVSYCAKGSFRRSLKAAGWLVEKLPGPPGKREMTRARKQA; encoded by the coding sequence ATGATGCAGGAAACCGAAGGCGGTGTAAAAGTAGAAGTTAGAACCACAGCCGATGGTTCGAGCACCTTGTACGTGCCCGCGCTGGATGAGCACTACCACTCTACCCACGGCGCTTTGCAGGAAGCCCAGCACGTGTACCTGGCCGCCGGCCTGGAAGCGAAGCTGGCCCCGGCTACCGGCCCGGTGCGGGTCCTCGAAATCGGCTTTGGCACCGGCCTCAACGCCCTGCTAACCCTGCAGCGCAGCCTTACGGCCCGCCACATCATCGAGTACGACACGCTGGAAAAATATCCTCTGCCGCCCACCGTTATCCAGAGCCTGGGCGTGGAGCGCTACGTGCTCAACCCCGAGCTACTGGCCTTTCACGAGTACCTGCACGCCGCTCCTTGGAAGGAAGTGGTACACCTGACCGAGCATTTCCTGCTGCACAAGCAGCCCACCGCCCTCCAGGATACTGCCCTACCTGCCCAGCGCTATAACGTTATCTACTTCGACGCCTTTGCCCCCGACAAGCAACCCGATATGTGGACCGAAGCCGTTTTCGAGCAGCTCTACCACGCCACCGCCACCGACGGAATTCTGGTGAGCTACTGCGCCAAGGGCTCCTTCCGCCGCAGCCTCAAGGCCGCGGGCTGGCTGGTGGAAAAGCTGCCCGGCCCGCCCGGCAAGCGCGAGATGACCCGGGCCCGGAAGCAAGCCTAA
- the thiH gene encoding 2-iminoacetate synthase ThiH: MSFRPIFAAHAWDDVKAGIYAKTAADVERALAAPKRTLADFQALISPAAAPYLERMAQLSQQLTRQRFGNTVQLYVPLYLSNECQNICTYCGFSLDNKIRRRTLSSVEMLQEAAVLKQWGYDHVLLVTGEANQTVGVDYLEKALQTLRPHFSHISMEVQPLDQADYERLIPQGLNTVLVYQETYHEADYRQHHPKGKKSNFHYRLDTPDRLGRAGIHKMGLGVLFGLEDWRTDAFYTALHLDYLERTYWQTKYSLSFPRLRPAEGLLQPKVEMTDRELVQLICAYRLLNEEVELSISTRESPTFRDNIIRLGITSISAGSKTNPGGYAVAPESLEQFEISDERSPADIAAMLRRQGYEPVWKDWDPTLTAISRR, from the coding sequence ATGAGCTTCCGACCCATCTTTGCGGCCCACGCCTGGGACGACGTTAAGGCCGGTATCTACGCCAAAACGGCGGCCGATGTGGAGCGGGCCCTGGCGGCACCAAAACGGACGCTGGCGGACTTTCAGGCGCTGATTTCGCCGGCCGCCGCGCCCTATCTGGAGCGCATGGCCCAGCTTAGCCAGCAGCTCACGCGCCAACGGTTCGGCAACACGGTGCAGCTCTACGTGCCGCTGTACCTGAGCAACGAGTGCCAGAACATCTGCACCTATTGCGGCTTCAGCCTCGATAATAAGATTCGGCGGCGCACCTTGAGCAGCGTCGAGATGCTGCAGGAGGCAGCCGTGCTCAAGCAGTGGGGCTACGACCATGTGCTGCTCGTAACCGGGGAGGCCAACCAGACTGTGGGCGTGGATTACCTGGAAAAGGCCCTGCAAACGCTTCGGCCCCATTTCTCCCATATTTCCATGGAGGTGCAGCCCCTCGACCAGGCCGACTACGAACGGCTGATTCCGCAAGGCCTGAACACGGTGCTGGTCTACCAGGAAACCTACCACGAGGCCGATTACCGCCAGCACCATCCCAAAGGCAAGAAAAGCAACTTTCACTACCGCCTCGATACCCCCGACCGCCTGGGCCGGGCCGGCATTCACAAGATGGGGCTAGGCGTACTCTTCGGCCTGGAAGACTGGCGCACCGACGCCTTCTACACCGCCCTGCACCTCGACTACCTGGAGCGCACCTACTGGCAAACCAAGTACAGCCTCTCGTTTCCGCGCCTGCGTCCCGCCGAGGGTTTGCTGCAGCCCAAGGTCGAAATGACGGACCGGGAACTGGTGCAGCTGATCTGCGCCTACCGCCTACTCAATGAGGAAGTGGAGCTGTCCATTTCTACTAGAGAAAGCCCCACCTTCCGCGACAACATTATCCGTCTGGGCATCACCAGCATCAGCGCCGGCTCTAAGACCAATCCCGGCGGCTACGCCGTGGCCCCCGAGTCGCTGGAGCAGTTCGAGATTTCGGACGAGCGCAGCCCCGCCGATATTGCCGCCATGCTGCGCCGCCAGGGCTACGAGCCCGTCTGGAAAGACTGGGACCCCACGCTCACCGCCATATCCCGCCGGTAG
- a CDS encoding archaemetzincin has translation MPAAKTYFQAIQKNDFPLKKPQPGEWLYENQEAGQNLEAYQQLPPFRPDSLTQTIYLQPVGRFSTLQRQALQATQEYLHIFYQRPVLLLPAVADTLVPRAARRRQNGHEQLLAPYLLDNYLKTRLPSTGLALMAISAKDLYPKPEWNYVLGLASYPDRVGVTSIYRLQDQTLTSENYTRCLTRLINISSHEIGHMLSLHHCTYARCVMNGTNSLSETDTTPNRLCSECQTKLYWNLHYDNIRRLRELTSFFHRNRLRRDYSLAQMDLKQLP, from the coding sequence TTGCCAGCGGCAAAAACCTATTTTCAGGCAATACAGAAAAACGACTTTCCCCTGAAAAAGCCGCAGCCTGGCGAGTGGCTTTATGAAAACCAGGAAGCCGGGCAGAACCTGGAAGCCTACCAGCAGCTTCCGCCTTTCCGCCCCGATTCGCTTACCCAAACTATTTATTTACAGCCAGTAGGCCGCTTTTCGACATTGCAGCGCCAGGCGCTACAAGCCACTCAGGAATATTTACACATTTTCTACCAGCGGCCGGTGCTGCTGCTGCCCGCAGTGGCCGATACCCTGGTTCCACGTGCGGCCCGGCGCCGACAGAATGGCCATGAACAGCTGCTGGCGCCTTATCTACTCGACAACTATCTGAAAACCCGACTACCCAGCACTGGCTTGGCGCTCATGGCCATCAGTGCCAAAGACCTGTACCCTAAGCCGGAGTGGAACTACGTGCTTGGGTTGGCTTCGTACCCGGACCGAGTGGGGGTTACCTCCATCTACCGGCTACAGGACCAAACCCTAACGTCCGAAAACTACACCCGCTGCCTGACCCGCCTGATCAATATTTCATCCCATGAAATCGGGCACATGCTTTCCCTGCATCATTGCACCTATGCCCGTTGTGTGATGAATGGCACCAATAGTCTGTCGGAAACCGATACTACGCCCAACCGTCTCTGCTCGGAGTGCCAAACGAAGCTCTACTGGAATTTGCACTACGACAACATCCGTCGTTTACGGGAGTTAACCAGCTTCTTTCACAGAAACCGACTTCGCCGAGACTACTCATTAGCCCAAATGGACCTCAAACAACTCCCTTGA
- a CDS encoding biopolymer transporter ExbD, whose protein sequence is MPTLSSIRPSRRGMRPPDLMPLVGVSLVLAVLLLLTSQSVKQTVVQLTLPPRSHRQDTQKHSDRDGLTLLLGRQHQIHYYRGGFYSAELPKLQTIRSGDQSLRRIVLEARAENPWLVVLIKPGPGAKYRDLVAALDEMNITAQKKYAVVDLHKLDYALLRHNGL, encoded by the coding sequence ATGCCTACTTTATCCTCTATCCGCCCCAGCCGCCGAGGTATGCGGCCCCCGGATTTGATGCCCCTCGTTGGGGTGAGCCTGGTGCTGGCCGTACTGCTGCTGCTGACTTCCCAATCGGTAAAGCAAACGGTAGTGCAGCTGACCCTACCGCCCCGGAGTCATCGGCAAGACACTCAGAAACATTCAGATCGTGATGGCCTTACGCTGCTGCTCGGCCGCCAGCACCAGATTCATTATTACCGGGGCGGGTTCTATTCGGCGGAATTGCCTAAGTTACAGACCATCCGCAGCGGGGACCAGAGCCTGCGGCGGATTGTGCTGGAAGCCCGCGCCGAAAATCCCTGGCTCGTTGTTCTCATCAAGCCCGGCCCCGGCGCCAAGTACCGCGACTTGGTGGCCGCGCTGGACGAAATGAACATCACCGCCCAGAAAAAGTATGCGGTGGTAGATCTGCACAAGCTTGATTACGCGCTGCTGCGGCACAACGGTCTGTAA
- a CDS encoding ExbD/TolR family protein, which translates to MTRFQPISLRSTRRILHPDMTLMVGLGFLLVTFFLFTAELAKPTIMQLTMPMKPKHGSGNLYCGGPLSRDVTTLILGKNSQVHYYKGDGYDYNSENTKLQTTNISPAGLRRVLLAENAVNPRTMVIIKPGPYAKYRDLVDVLDEMNITGQKRYTISDMFQGDYELLKQYNL; encoded by the coding sequence ATGACCCGCTTCCAGCCCATTAGTCTACGCTCTACTCGCCGCATTCTGCACCCGGACATGACCCTGATGGTGGGGCTGGGGTTTTTGCTGGTGACATTTTTTCTATTCACAGCGGAGCTGGCAAAGCCGACAATAATGCAGTTGACGATGCCTATGAAACCGAAGCACGGTTCGGGCAATTTGTACTGTGGAGGCCCGCTAAGTCGAGATGTTACAACACTGATTCTTGGTAAGAATAGCCAGGTGCATTACTACAAGGGAGATGGTTACGATTACAATAGCGAGAATACGAAACTGCAAACGACAAATATTAGTCCTGCTGGCCTGCGGCGGGTATTGCTGGCAGAAAATGCTGTAAACCCCAGAACGATGGTAATAATCAAACCGGGGCCCTACGCCAAATACCGCGACTTAGTCGATGTGCTCGATGAGATGAATATCACTGGCCAAAAGCGATACACAATCTCAGATATGTTCCAGGGAGACTATGAGTTGCTAAAGCAATACAATCTATAA